From Coffea arabica cultivar ET-39 chromosome 2e, Coffea Arabica ET-39 HiFi, whole genome shotgun sequence, the proteins below share one genomic window:
- the LOC113729264 gene encoding uncharacterized protein, whose amino-acid sequence MGDSNDKAICSKLSLSSSSSSGDSEPEELQLIERAPPFWRNPRGKKLSKQLSMCETPRDIAWDRRRRQILQQERKKNGINNENDYLTDEDLNELKGSIELGFGFNEEQGQGLCNTLPALDLYFAVNRQFSTSPVLSPATPNSNRSSGSTTGSSSLSSLGDSSKSLGERSSSFGSPRSGDSDSWKILAPGDDPQQVKTKLRHWAQAVACSVMQSY is encoded by the exons ATGGGAGATTCCAACGATAAAGCCATCTGTTCAAAATTATCATTGTCATCATCGTCTTCTTCTGGAGATTCTGAACCGGAGGAGTTGCAACTTATAGAAAGAGCTCCACCATTTTGGAGGAATCCTAGAGGGAAAAAATTGTCTAAACAACTTTCCATGTGTGAGACTCCCAGAGACATCGCATGGGACAGGCGTCGACGCCAAATCCTtcagcaagaaagaaagaagaatggGATCAATaatgaaaatgattacttgaCAGATGAGGACCTGAATGAGCTCAAAGGAAGCATTGAGCTTGGGTTTGGATTCAATGAAGAACAGGGTCAAGGACTATGCAACACATTGCCTGCGCTTGATCTTTATTTCGCAGTGAATCGCCAGTTTTCCACGAGCCCTGTTTTGTCCCCAGCTACTCCTAATAGCAACCGGTCTTCGGGTTCAACTACAGGCTCATCATCATTGTCTTCTCTTGGAGACTCATCAAAGTCTCTTGGAGAAAGATCTTCATCATTTGGAAGCCCCAGAAGCGGCGACTCAGATTCATGGAAGATTTTGGCCCCAG GCGATGATCCTCAACAAGTAAAAACAAAATTGAGGCATTGGGCACAAGCCGTTGCATGTTCTGTGATGCAATCTTATTAA